The Vibrio metoecus sequence CGATTGGTGATGCCCAGCTTATTACGCAGACTATTGCGATGATTTTCGACCGTTTTCCGCGCCACATTGAGCGTGCTGGCGATCTCTTGGCTCGACATGCCACTGCGAATAAATTCAGCCACTTGCAGCTCGGATGGGGTCAAAACTTCCAGAAGACGACTGCTCATGCCGCTGTGGTCATCTAGCAAGTTTTCCATATTGGATTTGACGATTTCCAAGCACAGTTTGAGGCTGGGATCCTGCAACTGTTGCCAGCGCTTTTCGACTTCGGGTAAATGTTTATCGCGAATTTCCTGCTGCACATGCTCAGGAAGCTGCGTTTCTCCGGCATGGCTGAGCAGGTTGAGTGACTCGGAAAGCTCATGGATGATCTGATAATCCTGTTCGATCGCCGAGAGCTTAGGTTCAAGAGGCTGTTTCTCTTTGGCCTCAATCTGTAGGCAGTAGATTAAGGCATGTCCTGCATCA is a genomic window containing:
- a CDS encoding helix-turn-helix domain-containing protein, whose amino-acid sequence is MSSLEVQRMSLTSSMYHQLLAQHDIYFVAFDAKEQIVASNYPVATLTLESLDDLVFLVGPMYSAQIRAFLRHERETLEFDVANLHFSMCKLSDAGHALIYCLQIEAKEKQPLEPKLSAIEQDYQIIHELSESLNLLSHAGETQLPEHVQQEIRDKHLPEVEKRWQQLQDPSLKLCLEIVKSNMENLLDDHSGMSSRLLEVLTPSELQVAEFIRSGMSSQEIASTLNVARKTVENHRNSLRNKLGITNRGVNLRNYLLSLEKR